A genomic region of Bdellovibrionales bacterium contains the following coding sequences:
- a CDS encoding NifU family protein, which produces MQVQFDQTPNPATMKFSFGRQIADESAEFLNAGQTKRSPLAAKIFGFPWVAGFFIGADFVTVTKQDWVDWDIIAEPLANLLEEHLLSGEAVLLPEVVNPRSDDSEQVRLIKQIFSDEIQPAVAMDGGDISFHKYEDQIVYVSMRGSCSGCPSSMITLKDGVEARLKSSIPEIKEVIAL; this is translated from the coding sequence ATTCAGGTTCAGTTTGACCAAACGCCAAATCCGGCAACAATGAAGTTTTCCTTCGGCCGTCAGATAGCCGACGAATCAGCTGAATTTCTAAATGCAGGGCAGACCAAGCGCTCGCCTCTGGCCGCTAAGATATTTGGCTTTCCCTGGGTTGCAGGCTTTTTTATTGGTGCCGATTTCGTCACAGTGACAAAACAAGATTGGGTTGACTGGGATATTATTGCAGAGCCTTTAGCAAACCTTCTTGAGGAGCATCTTCTTAGTGGCGAGGCCGTTCTTTTGCCCGAAGTGGTTAATCCCAGAAGCGATGATTCAGAACAGGTGAGATTAATCAAACAGATCTTTTCGGATGAGATTCAGCCGGCTGTCGCAATGGATGGGGGAGATATCTCATTTCATAAATACGAAGATCAGATTGTTTACGTCTCTATGAGGGGGTCTTGCTCCGGTTGTCCCAGTTCAATGATCACCCTTAAAGATGGGGTAGAAGCACGACTCAAATCATCAATACCCGAAATCAAAGAAGTCATTGC